The Halarchaeum grantii genome contains a region encoding:
- a CDS encoding DUF7284 family protein produces the protein MSDDRGLSTVLDVAVCVILVAAGVVALTTVVPDDSAPDTTDPSATARAVLDSTASVTVANRTVHGTLAALLVDAAVADGRDRVPGYADAVSTAATRSLADTTRTAALTATWRPEDPCRAVDVTAGPTPPRGVGVDAVTLSVPTADDACGDAPVHLTVRTWSP, from the coding sequence ATGAGCGACGACCGCGGCCTCAGCACCGTCCTCGACGTCGCCGTCTGCGTCATCCTCGTCGCCGCCGGCGTCGTCGCGCTCACGACCGTCGTCCCCGACGACAGCGCGCCCGACACGACGGACCCGAGCGCGACGGCGCGGGCCGTCCTCGACAGCACGGCGTCCGTCACCGTCGCGAACCGAACCGTCCACGGCACGCTCGCCGCGCTCCTCGTCGACGCCGCCGTCGCCGACGGCCGCGACCGCGTGCCCGGCTACGCCGACGCCGTCTCGACCGCCGCGACGCGCTCCCTCGCGGACACCACGCGGACCGCCGCGCTCACCGCGACGTGGCGGCCCGAGGACCCCTGCCGCGCGGTCGACGTCACGGCCGGCCCGACCCCGCCCCGTGGCGTCGGCGTCGACGCCGTCACGCTCTCCGTTCCGACCGCTGACGACGCCTGCGGGGACGCGCCCGTCCACCTCACCGTCCGGACGTGGTCGCCGTGA
- a CDS encoding DUF7285 family protein — MSRSSGRAQVEPTAALAAVLALTAALGVYGVAYAQVPLDAASPAHADAALAHVDGHLGPGPADPAGLAAAVRGVPGTYSMNATLRTATRTWAVGPPRPAARADTAATALPVRVSNATVRPGRLSVVVWR; from the coding sequence ATGTCACGCTCCTCGGGTAGGGCACAGGTCGAGCCCACGGCCGCGCTCGCCGCCGTCCTCGCACTCACCGCCGCGCTCGGCGTCTATGGCGTCGCGTACGCGCAGGTCCCGCTCGACGCCGCCTCGCCCGCGCATGCCGACGCCGCGCTCGCGCACGTCGACGGCCACCTCGGCCCCGGCCCCGCCGACCCAGCGGGGCTGGCGGCCGCCGTTCGCGGGGTTCCCGGTACGTACTCGATGAACGCGACGCTCCGCACCGCGACCCGGACGTGGGCGGTCGGCCCGCCGCGTCCCGCCGCGCGCGCCGACACCGCCGCGACGGCGCTCCCGGTCCGCGTCTCGAACGCGACCGTCCGCCCCGGCCGGCTCTCCGTGGTGGTGTGGCGATGA
- a CDS encoding DUF7283 family protein, translating into MTDTFGDTLPVWIALTAVGAVALGAVLAIPGTPPPDTTAVANAVSVVAAGEHAAARTIPVDASAVRVRPTSLGLRNDAGAAHASLPGVTPASTPALRRVLHGDPPLAVYPSSAAFRAAVADAGANATDADWRSTDGPLTVRHVVNGGVDVTLLG; encoded by the coding sequence ATGACCGACACGTTCGGCGACACGCTCCCCGTTTGGATCGCTCTGACAGCCGTCGGTGCCGTCGCGCTCGGCGCCGTCCTCGCGATCCCCGGTACGCCGCCGCCCGACACGACTGCCGTCGCCAACGCCGTTAGCGTGGTCGCCGCCGGCGAGCACGCCGCCGCACGCACCATCCCCGTCGACGCGTCCGCCGTCCGCGTCCGGCCGACGAGTCTCGGCCTCCGGAACGACGCCGGCGCCGCGCACGCGTCGCTTCCGGGGGTCACGCCGGCGAGCACGCCCGCGCTCCGGCGCGTCCTCCACGGCGATCCGCCGCTCGCCGTCTATCCCTCGTCTGCGGCGTTCCGGGCCGCCGTCGCCGACGCCGGCGCGAACGCGACCGACGCCGACTGGCGATCCACTGACGGACCGCTGACTGTTCGCCACGTCGTCAACGGAGGTGTCGATGTCACGCTCCTCGGGTAG